One Qipengyuania aurantiaca genomic region harbors:
- a CDS encoding ParB/RepB/Spo0J family partition protein, with translation MIQSIPLKKLVPSPRNVRKSSDVLADLQLRADIAARGLLQNLVVRKAKRGKFEVEAGGRRLAALQALAEEGTLPENHEVTCLVIEGEESEVREASLAENFQRLAMNPADEAQAFASIIEAGATPEDVARRFGLTVRFVEGRLRLASLAPCVFEALAEGTITLDMAKAYGAISDVERQAHVYAELQDAWYQITPDTIRRMVLDATVRGSDPRAVLVGRDAYLAAGGRIERELFDDDASESWIDVVLLEELAHKAMEEAAVKTAQEHGLAWVRPTLGNYVSHDLVEGLSRLPSEPAPMTEHEAQELGELEADYDRVAAVLEDEDSDEDEVAKAEKELVVIDRAMRALNDRPPVLADELKPEAGAFLVLSRNGEPTLVPQFYTKTEVIADEGVVEAVEECGAVKPKGSSLSQRLLDELAVQRRDILAIHLANDPALALDFMVFTLADADGHDWRARKASTLVGSVASGPVAGSEAKDAPASAALAEFAGSLDESWRSGESDVERFAKFRALSDEARSAWLGHVVSRTLVASLACEGERSVPLHETLGSLLEIETAHWWRPTAANYFDRVTKARTLEALDAAGGPELVSRYAASKKAELASAAERIFSGNFIGEAEVKERAQAWVPAIMLFTAAQEVAPIDVEVDEAVSDDATDEIAEQAA, from the coding sequence ATGATCCAGTCGATTCCCTTGAAGAAGCTCGTCCCGAGCCCGCGCAACGTTCGCAAGTCTAGCGACGTGCTGGCCGACCTCCAGCTGCGGGCAGACATTGCTGCGCGCGGCCTGCTGCAGAACCTTGTCGTTCGTAAGGCCAAGCGCGGCAAGTTCGAAGTCGAGGCCGGCGGTCGCCGTCTCGCCGCGCTGCAGGCGCTGGCCGAAGAGGGCACCTTGCCCGAAAACCATGAGGTCACCTGTCTCGTCATCGAAGGCGAGGAAAGCGAAGTGCGCGAAGCCAGCCTGGCCGAGAACTTCCAGCGACTCGCGATGAACCCGGCCGACGAGGCACAGGCGTTCGCCTCCATCATCGAGGCTGGGGCTACCCCTGAAGACGTGGCGCGCCGCTTTGGCCTCACTGTCCGTTTCGTCGAAGGGCGCCTGCGCCTCGCAAGCCTCGCGCCTTGCGTTTTCGAAGCGCTCGCCGAAGGCACGATCACGCTCGATATGGCCAAGGCCTACGGCGCGATTTCCGACGTAGAGCGTCAGGCACATGTCTATGCCGAACTGCAGGACGCTTGGTACCAGATCACGCCCGACACGATCCGCCGCATGGTGCTTGATGCGACGGTGCGCGGTTCCGATCCACGAGCTGTTTTGGTCGGTCGCGACGCCTATCTCGCCGCAGGCGGCCGGATCGAGCGCGAACTCTTCGATGATGATGCCAGCGAGAGCTGGATCGATGTCGTGCTGCTCGAGGAGCTCGCGCACAAGGCCATGGAGGAAGCGGCCGTCAAGACGGCTCAGGAACACGGCCTTGCCTGGGTGCGACCGACGCTTGGCAATTATGTCAGCCATGACCTCGTCGAAGGTCTAAGTCGCTTGCCCAGCGAGCCTGCCCCAATGACCGAACACGAGGCGCAGGAACTCGGTGAACTCGAAGCCGACTACGACCGCGTCGCCGCCGTGCTCGAAGACGAAGACAGCGACGAGGACGAGGTCGCGAAGGCCGAGAAGGAACTTGTGGTAATCGACCGCGCCATGCGCGCCCTTAACGATCGGCCACCGGTGCTGGCCGACGAACTGAAACCCGAGGCCGGTGCCTTCCTCGTCCTCTCGCGCAATGGTGAGCCGACATTGGTCCCGCAGTTTTATACCAAGACCGAAGTCATCGCTGACGAAGGTGTGGTCGAGGCAGTCGAAGAATGCGGAGCGGTGAAACCCAAGGGCAGCTCGCTATCGCAGCGCCTGCTCGACGAGCTTGCAGTGCAACGCCGCGACATCCTCGCGATCCATCTCGCCAACGATCCGGCACTGGCGCTCGACTTCATGGTCTTCACGCTAGCCGATGCCGATGGGCATGACTGGCGCGCCAGAAAGGCATCGACGCTTGTCGGCTCCGTCGCGTCTGGACCGGTTGCCGGTTCCGAGGCCAAGGATGCACCGGCGAGTGCTGCTCTGGCCGAGTTCGCTGGCTCGCTCGATGAAAGCTGGCGCTCGGGCGAAAGCGACGTCGAGCGGTTTGCCAAGTTCCGGGCGCTTTCCGACGAGGCGCGCTCGGCATGGCTTGGTCATGTCGTTTCGCGCACTCTGGTTGCCAGCCTTGCCTGTGAAGGCGAACGTTCGGTACCGCTGCACGAGACACTCGGCTCGCTCCTCGAAATTGAGACCGCGCATTGGTGGCGTCCCACAGCTGCTAACTACTTCGACCGCGTGACCAAGGCTCGCACGCTCGAGGCGCTCGATGCTGCGGGTGGTCCGGAGCTGGTCAGCCGATACGCTGCTTCGAAGAAGGCTGAGCTTGCGAGCGCAGCCGAGCGCATCTTCTCAGGCAACTTCATCGGCGAGGCCGAGGTCAAGGAGCGGGCGCAAGCCTGGGTTCCTGCGATCATGCTGTTCACTGCTGCTCAGGAGGTCGCGCCGATTGATGTCGAAGTCGACGAGGCAGTCAGCGACGACGCGACAGACGAAATTGCCGAGCAGGCTGCCTGA